The DNA sequence TAGTTCTTAGAAATTCACTGGTTCAGAatatcaaaacaaaataaatatttcatTCTTGTGCAATCCATTTAAAATCTGAGCAACTTATGAATGGAAATAGACAAATTACCTTGATTTACCATAAACAGCCCAGTAGTCTTCCAAACAAAAGGCTAACAGGGCCTGACTGAAAATTTGATGATAACCTAACTTTAAAGCTGATTGATAAATTTAGTAAAACTAAACATTTACCATATAGTTTTCTGCAATAAGAAGGTACTAAAAAACTTACCTCTGCAACAAGAATGATAACAAATCAGAGTCCAAGAGCTGTTGAGTTGAACGAGTGAAGTGAGCAAATCCTGAGTAAACATCATAGCACGCAGCAAAAACTGTGGACAGAACAATCTCTTTTTCTgcttggaggacatgttgcttGGATCTTCGTCTCTCTTGACTGCTTACTGAAGGAAATGGAGCATAAAAATCAAGCCACCCAATTTCATCAGTAACTACCTGTAAATATTTCTAAGATTAGGATGTGTAGAATTCATTGAATTAAAAGGGGGAGAATAGAGATGCACCTCCATGAAGGACTGATACATGGATATGTTAGAAAATTCTGGATATATAAATATGCTACCGCACTCCAAGTAGCTGCAAGAAAACCATTAAAATCTAGAGGTTTTTTTAATAGTTGATCCATTCAGAATTCAGCAATGATGAATGGTATATACCTGAGCAAGTCCTTAACTGGCTCATCAAGATCCTTTATACCCATTCTTGATAAGAATAATCTAGTCCTCCCTCCAAGATATGCAAAAAGTCCTAAAGTAGCCAAAGTATCTGCTTGAACCTACCAATGCATTAGATAAACCCAACAACATCAATGattcatatatcaaatatagaaccttttataacaaatttataAGCAGAAAAGTTTAACAATAAAAACACTGGTCATTGAGATTAGAATAGTGGAAGAATGATTTCATGATAATTGACCTTGTCAGGGAATGTCCCTGTTGAAATAACGGTTACTTCGTGGAATGCAACTGAGAGTTTCTTCTGAGCCAATCCAATCCAAAATTCTAGCTCTTCACTTTTCTTACTTGGAAAGACCTTTTTACCAAAATGGGACAAGAAATCTAACTCAAACCCTGCCTCAGTAGCTAATTGATGCAATTTTTCCACGGATACAAAGCTGTGTGCAAGATCCATGAGCTCAACCATTACATCCTCAACAGAAAACGTAGACGAAGGACAAGAGACACGCCTAGGACCCAATTTCCCCACTGCAGTACAGCAGCTGATAGCCACAACCATCCCTGCGACACCACTGAACACTTCTGTGTTTAGGCTTTACTCGTAATggtaaaatgacatgaaatctCAAATGCACTATCAACAAACACTTTGCAATCCATTAATACACTAATATTTGCTTTCACATGTTAATGATTTGATAGTGAAGTGGGGGATAATCTAAGTAACAAATAGTAACTAAGAACTGAAAAATGATAAAAGCAAACCTTCCAGCATACTCCATGGACCACTTTTTTAACAAAGGGATGAAAAATGCTGTTACATGCGGCAGTTCAACGTCCCTAAACCATTCTCCGAGTTCAGAATGCCTGGCATTCAATTGATTTTCGATGTACTCGCAAATCAAATCAATCTTTGGTGTCAAGCTGAATCAGATGAAAGAACAAAGATCAAATCTATCTAGTGTATACTACTCCCCATATGGAGATAAATATGTTAGTCTAATTCAAATATGCAAAATTAAGTTCTTGAGATTTAAAAAAAGTCTAAAACCATAGTGCAGTTATGACATTCTTACTTACATTTCTTTTACAGGGGAAAGGTTACAACGGCGTTCCTGGGAGAGAAGAACTTCTACTTCAATTGCTGTCTTCAACAGAGCATAAATAGCAACCTGGGAAGCCACAATATGGTAATTAAGGATTcatgatttgatttgatttcaGTTCCACATGATTACAATCCAATCCATTGTAAGAT is a window from the Cannabis sativa cultivar Pink pepper isolate KNU-18-1 chromosome 1, ASM2916894v1, whole genome shotgun sequence genome containing:
- the LOC115707500 gene encoding uncharacterized protein LOC115707500, which encodes MAFHLSLQITHFYPSKCIRSGNRKQNSALSSSCRSKEQKKCRLVRNNVLFELVRCHKQFSSPATAYYAETNSESCDPEAEAETQCGGEIEFNRVDCLVWVLHESARSFSLAVESLKLTGTGPELAMAWVGKDVHEWHKRISYLVAIYALLKTAIEVEVLLSQERRCNLSPVKEILTPKIDLICEYIENQLNARHSELGEWFRDVELPHVTAFFIPLLKKWSMEYAGSGVAGMVVAISCCTAVGKLGPRRVSCPSSTFSVEDVMVELMDLAHSFVSVEKLHQLATEAGFELDFLSHFGKKVFPSKKSEELEFWIGLAQKKLSVAFHEVTVISTGTFPDKVQADTLATLGLFAYLGGRTRLFLSRMGIKDLDEPVKDLLSYLECGSIFIYPEFSNISMYQSFMEVVTDEIGWLDFYAPFPSVSSQERRRSKQHVLQAEKEIVLSTVFAACYDVYSGFAHFTRSTQQLLDSDLLSFLLQSQALLAFCLEDYWAVYGKSSEFLRTIESSVYDPALPSMKAIGTTKTSLTMDSRQIHSNLVANGRPNEETLHGVRLTKGTCSPGSETSNSTEENTVKPSPIHKSLIKKYSTKLASASSDIWMGTRLLFVDIKSVLELLFKQLSGYKITRRENNKLKRTLNDMASLVPITILMLLPVSAVGHAAMLAAIKKYMPSLIPSPYSSERLDVVKQLKRTKKMEVRIRSNPDDPSSKIS